One region of Opitutaceae bacterium genomic DNA includes:
- a CDS encoding type II/IV secretion system protein: protein MITPTPISDSVPQSLLDALSPADIQTVNEAPRGQRLAALAAALKQSDADALASLSVASGLSIASNLETDPGARGLLPARLVHDYQIIPILFATPSAPEEFGANASNAPLHLAAAWPPDEAMVDWMRTFTSRPLVWHLAVPERVQQLIIENFGVGSGSLDDGDEGYLAPEAIAQAQAEEAVDEDAAVVRFVTDVITQAVADSATDIHFEPQEGQLRIRYRVDGLLVPVPVPENLLRFQDAIISRLKIMARLNISEKRLPQDGRINFKAAGSTLDIRVSTIPTIYAESISLRLLNQKKEAYTMERLGMSADEQRQISHVLDYPHGIILVTGPTGSGKSTSLNAFLRKINSTDLRIVTIEDPIEYEVPGVNQMQVRPEIGLTFAGALRHVLRQDPDVIMVGEIRDRETADIAIRASLTGHLVFSTLHTNDAPGAITRLVDMGIEPFLVASAIELVIAQRLVRRLCGDCCKPAPVAGAKLRDSLAVLGLDPAEADLIETLKSPVGCDRCRGTGYRGRIGIFEILKPTEELHDLILKRESTRALTQCARKQGMRTLEQSGWEKVRAGYTTLDEVLRVVTVTEK, encoded by the coding sequence GGACAGCGTCTGGCAGCTCTGGCCGCGGCTCTCAAGCAGAGCGACGCTGATGCGCTGGCGAGCTTGTCGGTCGCGAGCGGCCTCTCCATTGCCTCCAATCTGGAAACGGATCCAGGTGCGCGGGGTCTGCTTCCTGCACGTCTGGTTCACGACTACCAGATCATCCCGATTCTCTTTGCCACGCCATCCGCCCCGGAAGAATTCGGGGCAAATGCGTCGAACGCTCCGCTCCATCTCGCCGCCGCCTGGCCCCCGGATGAGGCAATGGTCGACTGGATGCGCACGTTCACCTCGCGCCCGCTTGTCTGGCACCTGGCTGTGCCGGAACGCGTGCAGCAGCTCATCATAGAAAACTTCGGCGTGGGGTCGGGCTCTCTCGACGATGGCGACGAGGGCTACCTTGCGCCGGAGGCGATCGCCCAGGCACAGGCCGAGGAGGCTGTCGACGAGGACGCAGCCGTGGTTCGTTTTGTCACGGACGTCATCACGCAGGCTGTCGCGGACAGCGCGACTGACATTCATTTCGAGCCGCAGGAAGGCCAGCTTCGCATTCGTTATCGTGTCGACGGTCTGCTCGTGCCCGTGCCCGTGCCGGAGAATCTGCTTCGTTTTCAGGACGCCATCATCTCCCGCCTCAAGATCATGGCTCGGCTCAACATCTCCGAGAAGCGACTGCCCCAGGATGGCCGCATCAACTTCAAGGCCGCCGGCTCGACGCTGGACATCCGTGTCTCCACGATTCCGACAATCTACGCCGAATCGATTTCGCTGCGCCTTCTGAATCAGAAGAAGGAGGCCTACACGATGGAGCGGCTCGGGATGAGCGCGGACGAGCAGCGCCAGATTTCGCACGTCCTCGACTACCCGCACGGCATCATTCTTGTCACGGGCCCCACAGGCTCGGGCAAGTCGACCTCGCTCAATGCATTTCTGCGCAAGATCAATTCAACGGATCTGCGCATTGTGACCATCGAGGATCCGATAGAGTACGAGGTCCCCGGGGTGAACCAGATGCAGGTTCGTCCAGAAATCGGCCTGACGTTCGCGGGCGCGCTGCGTCACGTTCTGCGCCAGGATCCCGACGTCATCATGGTCGGCGAAATCCGCGATCGCGAAACCGCCGACATCGCCATCCGCGCCTCGCTGACGGGCCACCTGGTTTTTTCCACACTGCACACCAATGACGCGCCGGGCGCCATCACGCGACTGGTCGACATGGGCATCGAACCTTTTCTCGTGGCGTCGGCCATCGAGCTCGTCATCGCCCAGCGCCTGGTCCGGCGGCTGTGCGGCGACTGCTGCAAGCCGGCGCCCGTGGCAGGTGCCAAGCTGCGCGACAGTCTTGCGGTCCTCGGACTTGACCCGGCCGAGGCCGACTTGATCGAGACACTGAAGTCTCCGGTGGGCTGCGATCGCTGCCGCGGCACAGGCTACCGCGGGCGAATCGGCATTTTTGAAATCCTGAAACCCACCGAGGAGCTGCACGATCTGATCCTCAAGCGCGAGAGCACCCGCGCACTCACCCAGTGCGCACGAAAACAGGGCATGCGCACGCTGGAGCAAAGCGGATGGGAAAAAGTCCGCGCCGGCTACACGACGCTGGACGAGGTTCTGCGTGTCGTGACCGTAACCGAGAAGTAG
- a CDS encoding type II secretion system F family protein: MPRFSYIARDRAGKSTASTIDAPSRKDALRLLTARGLSPLRVEEDGASASNASTAVRTGTRAKATVTASGEQVVAKRRFGGAKGPTRRERLPFLTALEDLTSSGLSAGEAVRLLSVRIKEPQLRALSSGLWERIGEGASLSTAMLSFPDVFDTATINLIQAGEATGSLNDVLKRIINHLTEQRELRRQLVSALAYPVFMMFVAIGVIFFFLFYLLPKLQTLLSALGGELPTSTKILVATSDFLIKYGVFLIVGAVFAVIAFWRWYKTRAGREAIDAATLRLPLLGPFAVSRTVLAISQTLSVLLENGITTVEALRMTAKQISNTVHHRAFEDASHRVLEGEALSQALGRTDCFPDLVLDQLSVGENTGNIVPALKKVSASYQQRISQQLNLFTKIIASGVLMSVFVFVGFIAYAIVSAVFQLSASFKM, translated from the coding sequence ATGCCCCGTTTCTCCTACATCGCCCGCGACAGAGCCGGCAAATCGACCGCGTCAACCATCGATGCGCCGTCTCGCAAGGATGCGCTGCGTCTGCTGACGGCACGCGGCCTGTCACCACTCCGGGTTGAAGAGGATGGCGCCTCCGCCTCCAATGCGTCGACCGCCGTCAGGACAGGGACACGTGCGAAGGCCACGGTCACCGCGTCCGGCGAGCAAGTCGTGGCCAAGCGCCGTTTCGGTGGCGCAAAGGGTCCAACACGTCGCGAACGCCTCCCATTCCTCACCGCATTGGAGGATCTGACCTCCTCGGGCCTTTCCGCCGGCGAGGCTGTCCGTCTCCTGTCGGTCCGCATAAAGGAGCCGCAGCTTCGCGCCCTGAGCAGCGGCCTCTGGGAACGAATTGGCGAGGGCGCATCATTGTCGACCGCCATGCTTTCGTTTCCCGATGTCTTCGACACCGCCACAATCAATCTCATTCAGGCTGGCGAGGCGACCGGCTCACTCAACGATGTCCTGAAGCGCATCATCAACCACCTGACCGAGCAGCGCGAATTGCGCCGGCAACTGGTGTCTGCCCTCGCCTATCCGGTATTCATGATGTTCGTGGCAATCGGCGTCATTTTCTTTTTTCTGTTCTACCTGCTGCCGAAACTACAGACGCTGCTCTCCGCGCTCGGAGGCGAGCTCCCCACGTCGACCAAGATCCTGGTCGCCACCTCCGATTTCCTGATCAAGTACGGGGTGTTTCTCATCGTGGGAGCGGTCTTTGCAGTCATCGCATTCTGGCGCTGGTACAAGACTCGCGCCGGACGCGAGGCCATTGACGCCGCCACGCTCCGTCTCCCCCTGCTGGGACCGTTTGCCGTTTCACGGACGGTTCTTGCCATCTCCCAGACCCTGAGCGTGCTGCTTGAGAACGGGATCACGACAGTCGAGGCGCTTCGCATGACCGCAAAGCAGATTTCCAACACGGTTCACCACCGCGCATTTGAGGACGCATCCCACCGTGTGCTCGAGGGCGAGGCACTTTCCCAGGCTCTCGGACGCACTGATTGCTTTCCGGATCTCGTGCTGGACCAGTTGTCCGTGGGAGAAAACACCGGCAACATCGTGCCCGCGTTGAAAAAGGTGTCTGCCTCCTACCAGCAGAGGATATCCCAGCAGTTGAACTTGTTCACGAAGATCATCGCGAGCGGTGTGCTCATGAGCGTGTTCGTGTTCGTGGGATTCATCGCCTACGCGATTGTGAGCGCGGTCTTCCAACTCAGCGCCTCGTTCAAAATGTAG
- a CDS encoding peptidylprolyl isomerase, which yields MSAQPAPTTTNAISPKAARPSGAAVTVDLKDHFSVSEVPAQQLVRFATTSGVVIVEMLADAAPLNVANFLSYVDSGSYSNTVIHRAAALDRTSTTAGIVQGGGFKLPAPVMLPVDQLTPVALEAVLPNTRGTLAAARLGGDVNSATSGWYFNVSDNTRALGTVVTDDAGNEVSVTPAYTVFGRVIAGMDVVDALANLPRMNIGGIFQDFPYRDYHFDRPMDATNTIVVSSVNRIGLYPNSGPGLLEFSASSSDPAIASVAISGSTLSINPGTRLGATTIQVKARVAGNEVSSSFNFTVSADAMTGATAAEQSIDAGDRGRLRNLSVRSIAGSGQQTLIAGFNLSGASARTLLIRATGPGLSAFGVEGVAKDPVLEIFRGSERVAGNDNWGGAPAIDAACEKVGAFKIGDTNSKDAALVLALDPGSYTAQVRTADGSAGIVLLEVYALP from the coding sequence TTGAGCGCGCAACCGGCGCCAACGACGACCAATGCAATCAGTCCGAAGGCGGCGCGGCCGTCGGGGGCCGCTGTCACCGTTGATCTCAAGGATCATTTCAGCGTTTCTGAAGTGCCTGCGCAGCAGCTTGTCCGGTTTGCAACGACAAGCGGCGTGGTCATTGTCGAGATGCTTGCGGACGCCGCCCCGCTCAATGTCGCCAACTTTCTTTCCTACGTCGACAGCGGCTCCTATTCAAATACGGTGATTCACCGGGCCGCCGCACTTGATCGCACGTCCACGACAGCGGGTATTGTTCAGGGTGGCGGCTTCAAGCTCCCGGCACCCGTAATGCTTCCCGTCGACCAACTGACGCCTGTTGCCCTCGAGGCTGTGCTGCCGAACACGCGAGGCACGCTGGCAGCAGCCCGCTTGGGTGGAGACGTGAATTCCGCGACCTCGGGATGGTATTTTAACGTGTCCGACAATACGAGGGCACTGGGAACGGTCGTCACTGACGATGCGGGCAATGAAGTCAGCGTCACTCCGGCTTACACTGTTTTTGGGCGGGTGATTGCCGGCATGGATGTCGTGGACGCGCTGGCCAACCTGCCTCGCATGAACATCGGCGGCATTTTCCAAGATTTCCCGTACCGCGACTACCATTTCGACCGTCCCATGGACGCGACAAACACGATTGTTGTCTCGAGCGTGAACCGCATCGGCCTCTATCCGAACAGCGGGCCTGGGCTGCTTGAATTTTCGGCGTCGAGCTCCGATCCGGCAATCGCCTCCGTGGCAATTTCCGGATCCACCCTGAGCATCAATCCAGGCACACGCCTTGGCGCGACAACGATCCAGGTGAAGGCGCGCGTGGCGGGGAACGAGGTGTCGAGTTCCTTTAATTTCACCGTCTCCGCGGACGCCATGACCGGCGCAACGGCGGCTGAGCAGTCGATTGATGCCGGGGATCGGGGACGTCTCAGGAATCTCTCGGTTCGTTCGATCGCAGGCTCTGGGCAACAGACCTTGATCGCCGGCTTCAATCTGAGTGGAGCATCAGCCCGCACGCTTCTGATCCGTGCCACTGGGCCGGGACTTTCCGCCTTTGGCGTGGAGGGTGTGGCAAAGGATCCGGTGCTGGAGATCTTCAGGGGATCCGAGCGAGTTGCCGGCAATGACAATTGGGGGGGCGCACCCGCGATAGATGCCGCCTGCGAGAAGGTCGGCGCCTTCAAGATCGGTGACACCAACAGCAAGGATGCCGCCCTCGTGCTCGCGCTCGATCCAGGCAGCTACACGGCTCAGGTGCGGACGGCCGATGGTTCGGCTGGCATTGTCCTGCTGGAGGTCTACGCGCTGCCCTGA
- a CDS encoding DegT/DnrJ/EryC1/StrS family aminotransferase, whose product MKVPFLELKATYDELKPEMDAAYHRVMDSGWYIFGREIEAFESEYAQSVGVRHCIGVANGLEALQLSLQAAGIGPGDEVIVPSHSYIASWLAVSQVGATLVPSEPVDGEYALNPANVESCVTARSRAILPVHLYGHVGDMDALRAVAKRHNLLLLEDGAQSHGALCRGRKAGSLSDIAGISFYPSKNLGAFGDAGAVLTSDDALAEKIRHLRNYGSKVRYHNEYKGMNSRLSELQAAFLRAKLPKLAEWNQRRIGLATRYNKGLMGVGDLALHPVPSWSAPVWHLYVVRTRQRDALQAFLARREIATQIHYPIPPHLSGAYHDLGWKRGTFPIAERYADELLSLPIGPHHTTAQIEHVIEAVRSFFAR is encoded by the coding sequence ATGAAAGTCCCGTTCCTCGAACTCAAGGCCACCTATGACGAGCTAAAGCCTGAGATGGACGCGGCTTATCATCGTGTCATGGATTCCGGGTGGTACATCTTTGGACGGGAGATCGAGGCGTTCGAGTCCGAATACGCGCAGAGCGTTGGCGTGCGCCATTGCATCGGAGTCGCAAATGGCCTGGAGGCATTGCAACTTTCCCTTCAGGCCGCCGGAATCGGCCCCGGAGATGAGGTGATCGTACCATCGCATTCCTACATAGCGAGCTGGCTGGCGGTCTCCCAGGTGGGAGCGACGCTCGTGCCGTCAGAGCCAGTCGACGGCGAGTACGCGCTGAATCCTGCCAATGTTGAATCCTGTGTGACAGCTCGAAGCCGGGCGATCCTGCCGGTTCACCTGTACGGACACGTCGGCGACATGGACGCTCTGCGCGCCGTCGCGAAAAGGCACAATCTCTTGCTGCTCGAAGACGGCGCCCAGTCCCACGGAGCGCTCTGCCGCGGCCGAAAGGCGGGATCGCTGTCCGACATTGCGGGCATCAGCTTTTATCCCTCCAAGAACTTGGGTGCATTTGGGGATGCAGGAGCAGTGCTGACATCGGATGACGCGCTCGCCGAAAAGATCCGCCACCTGCGAAATTACGGCTCAAAGGTTCGCTACCACAATGAATACAAGGGCATGAATTCCCGGTTGAGCGAGCTTCAGGCTGCCTTTCTGCGCGCCAAGCTGCCGAAACTTGCGGAATGGAACCAGCGCCGCATTGGACTCGCCACCCGCTACAACAAGGGCCTCATGGGGGTTGGCGATCTCGCCCTGCATCCCGTGCCATCGTGGTCAGCCCCCGTCTGGCATCTGTACGTGGTGCGCACCAGGCAACGCGATGCCCTGCAGGCCTTCCTGGCCAGACGCGAAATCGCCACGCAAATTCACTACCCGATTCCCCCTCATCTTTCGGGCGCCTATCACGATCTCGGCTGGAAACGTGGCACATTCCCAATCGCGGAACGATACGCCGATGAACTGCTCAGCCTGCCCATCGGTCCCCATCACACCACAGCCCAGATCGAGCATGTGATCGAAGCAGTTCGGTCATTTTTTGCCAGATAG
- a CDS encoding citramalate synthase produces the protein MNKAVKIYDTTLRDGTQGEGISFSVTDKLLIAEKLDQFGVDYIEGGFPGSNPRDITFFQEAGKLRLKHARLAAFGSTRRANTRPTEDAQLKTLIESGMPVCTIVGKTWLLHVTEILRTTAEENLAMIEDSVRHLVAHGREVIYDAEHFFDGFRSNADYSLRTLAAALKGGAANLTLCDTNGGTLVTDFETIVRRVVSEFGGEKVGVHCHNDSGIGVALSLAGVAAGAQLVQGTVNGYGERTGNANLITILPNLFLKMGATAHCARNIGQLRELSLFLDELANLRPDTKAPYVGASAFAHKGGLHANAAQKVKSSYEHIDPATVGNRTRVLVSDMAGRSSVALKAKELGFDLDEKSPEIKTLIDELKDLEFRGYEFEAADASLQLLISRSLGRDTSFFDVEGYRVIMERHGGELWAEATVKIKIGEKVYHTVAESTGPVGALDLALRLALKNDFPQLSEMVLRDFKVRILESNQAANSRTRVLIESGDDTGIWGTVGVSENIVDASWEALRGAVEYKLLKSAKA, from the coding sequence ATGAACAAAGCCGTCAAGATCTATGACACCACCCTGCGCGATGGCACGCAGGGCGAAGGCATCAGCTTCTCCGTCACCGACAAACTTCTCATCGCGGAAAAGCTCGATCAGTTTGGTGTCGATTACATTGAGGGCGGCTTTCCAGGCTCGAATCCTCGGGACATCACGTTCTTTCAGGAAGCCGGAAAGCTGCGGCTGAAGCACGCCCGGTTGGCGGCATTCGGTTCGACACGGCGGGCGAATACGAGGCCGACGGAAGACGCCCAGTTGAAGACGCTTATCGAAAGCGGCATGCCGGTCTGCACCATCGTCGGGAAAACCTGGCTCCTGCACGTCACTGAGATCCTCCGCACCACAGCAGAGGAAAACCTGGCGATGATCGAGGACTCGGTCCGCCACCTTGTCGCTCACGGTCGAGAGGTCATTTACGACGCCGAACATTTCTTCGACGGATTCAGATCCAATGCGGATTATTCCCTTCGTACGCTTGCCGCCGCGCTCAAGGGTGGCGCGGCCAATCTCACACTGTGCGACACCAACGGCGGCACCCTGGTGACCGACTTTGAAACGATTGTGCGCAGAGTGGTGTCCGAATTCGGAGGCGAAAAGGTTGGCGTACACTGCCACAATGACTCCGGCATTGGTGTCGCCCTCTCCCTCGCAGGCGTGGCCGCGGGGGCGCAACTTGTTCAGGGAACCGTCAATGGCTACGGCGAACGCACCGGCAACGCGAACCTCATCACGATCCTCCCCAACCTTTTTCTCAAAATGGGTGCCACCGCCCATTGCGCGCGCAACATCGGTCAGTTGCGCGAACTGTCGCTCTTCCTCGACGAGCTGGCCAATCTGCGACCGGACACCAAGGCACCCTACGTCGGTGCGTCCGCATTCGCGCACAAGGGTGGTCTGCACGCGAATGCCGCTCAAAAGGTCAAGAGCAGCTACGAGCACATCGACCCTGCAACCGTCGGCAACCGGACGCGTGTCCTGGTTTCCGATATGGCTGGACGCAGCAGCGTCGCCCTCAAGGCAAAGGAACTTGGTTTTGATCTCGATGAGAAGTCTCCCGAGATCAAGACCCTGATCGACGAGTTGAAGGACCTCGAGTTCCGCGGCTACGAGTTCGAGGCCGCGGATGCATCCCTTCAATTGCTCATCTCCCGATCCCTCGGTCGCGACACCTCATTTTTCGACGTTGAGGGCTACCGCGTGATCATGGAGCGGCATGGTGGCGAACTTTGGGCTGAGGCGACCGTCAAAATCAAGATTGGGGAGAAGGTCTACCACACGGTTGCCGAGTCCACCGGCCCCGTCGGAGCCCTCGACCTGGCGCTCAGGCTCGCCCTCAAGAACGATTTCCCCCAACTGAGCGAGATGGTGCTGCGCGACTTCAAGGTCCGCATCCTCGAAAGCAACCAGGCAGCCAACAGCCGGACCCGGGTACTTATCGAAAGCGGCGACGACACCGGGATCTGGGGAACAGTCGGTGTCAGCGAAAACATTGTCGACGCCAGTTGGGAAGCCCTTCGCGGAGCCGTCGAATACAAGCTGCTCAAGTCGGCAAAGGCCTGA
- the xylB gene encoding xylulokinase, protein MSLFIGIDSGTQSTKAIVLDLESRAVIAEARAAHHLIEGLPVGHMEQNPADWSTALDTVIHEVVAKIGSENAKRVQGIGVSGQQHGFVPLDEKREVIRPAKLWCDTSTADECAIITRKLGGPKAAIRKTGNLILPGFTAPKILWLKRKEPANFRRLRHILLPHDYLNFHLTGNLFMEFGDASGTALMDVRRRRWSTDAINAIDRRIAGCLPPLSQSHEAAGTLLAEKADAYGLPRDVVVSAGGGDNMMGAIGTGNVEPGVVTASFGTSGTIYAHSRRPVIDPQGEIAAFCSSTGAWLPLLCTMNVTTVTEQVCALFGQDHGAMADSVSSVAPGADGLLLLPYLAGERTPNVPSGSGVLFGLTPTSFTRAHIARAAMEGVTLGMNYGLRRLARLSVKAREIRVTGGGARSPVWRQIMADVFGVPVVAMMEDEGAALGGALQAAWCVALKDGKKHVSLASLAKGVVAVDSASRCTPIAANAARYRHLQSIQDSLSENLRELFVVQRKFALGG, encoded by the coding sequence ATGTCACTCTTCATCGGAATCGACTCCGGCACGCAAAGCACAAAGGCCATCGTGCTGGACCTCGAGTCTCGCGCTGTCATCGCCGAGGCGCGCGCCGCCCATCACCTGATCGAGGGATTGCCAGTCGGCCACATGGAGCAGAACCCCGCCGACTGGTCGACGGCGCTGGACACGGTGATCCATGAAGTCGTCGCGAAAATAGGATCAGAAAACGCGAAGCGGGTCCAAGGAATCGGAGTCTCGGGCCAGCAGCACGGCTTCGTTCCTCTCGACGAGAAACGGGAGGTCATCCGCCCGGCGAAGCTCTGGTGCGACACAAGCACCGCCGACGAGTGCGCGATCATCACCCGAAAGCTGGGAGGTCCAAAGGCCGCCATTCGCAAGACGGGCAACTTGATCCTGCCCGGGTTCACAGCCCCAAAGATTCTCTGGCTGAAACGAAAGGAGCCCGCAAATTTCCGCCGCCTCCGACACATTTTGCTGCCGCACGACTACCTCAATTTTCACCTCACCGGAAATCTCTTCATGGAATTCGGTGATGCCTCCGGCACGGCATTGATGGATGTGAGGCGGCGGCGCTGGAGCACCGACGCGATCAACGCCATCGACCGCAGGATAGCGGGCTGTCTGCCTCCGCTGTCTCAGTCTCATGAAGCAGCCGGCACACTCCTTGCGGAGAAGGCGGACGCCTACGGACTTCCTCGTGACGTGGTTGTTTCCGCCGGCGGAGGCGACAACATGATGGGCGCGATCGGCACTGGGAATGTCGAGCCCGGTGTCGTCACCGCTAGCTTTGGAACCAGTGGCACCATCTACGCCCACTCCCGCCGCCCGGTCATCGATCCTCAGGGCGAGATCGCCGCATTCTGCTCCTCGACCGGAGCCTGGCTGCCGCTGCTCTGCACCATGAACGTCACAACCGTCACGGAGCAGGTGTGCGCACTCTTCGGCCAGGACCACGGCGCCATGGCCGATTCAGTCTCAAGCGTTGCTCCGGGCGCGGATGGACTGCTCCTCCTTCCCTACCTCGCGGGCGAGCGCACACCCAACGTTCCATCCGGTTCCGGGGTGCTGTTTGGCCTCACTCCAACCTCCTTCACACGGGCCCACATCGCCCGTGCTGCCATGGAGGGTGTAACGCTTGGCATGAACTACGGCCTGCGCCGGCTCGCCAGGCTGAGTGTCAAGGCCAGGGAAATTCGCGTGACCGGTGGCGGCGCGCGCTCGCCGGTCTGGCGGCAGATCATGGCGGACGTTTTCGGTGTTCCCGTGGTTGCCATGATGGAGGACGAAGGAGCGGCCCTTGGCGGCGCGCTTCAGGCCGCCTGGTGCGTGGCGTTGAAGGACGGAAAGAAGCACGTGTCTCTCGCCAGCCTGGCCAAAGGCGTCGTTGCCGTGGATTCAGCTTCCCGCTGCACACCCATCGCGGCAAATGCCGCCCGCTACCGTCACCTGCAGTCCATCCAGGATTCCCTGAGCGAGAACCTGCGTGAACTGTTCGTCGTCCAGCGAAAATTTGCGCTTGGCGGTTGA
- the priA gene encoding primosomal protein N': MIVGVHPLAGFDRILHYTVPEGLRAMVSLGSMVRIPLGKRLVLGIVGSFGAPTDYPAEKLKNVVQSVYPFSVMPPDLLELARWMATYYASPMEDVIEAMVPAPVRSGASLKEERWLSAGEHLPVEELAVLERRAPQQARLYRFLLSQVFPLKKRLVLQRLQVTPAVAGALIKRGLIKEEVRRVERVAYSDEFAEGERVASIPPRLNREQLDATAAMVSCIAERRFQVSLLHGVTGSGKTEVYLHAIEAALKSDGGVIFLVPEVALTPQTVARLRSRLEAIAPNHRCVVWHSHLSEGERLDGWLALVSGEARVVVGARSAVFAPVRDLRLVVVDEEHEPAYKQDETPRYHGRDVAVMRARIAGAACLLGSATPSLESFANARAGRYRLLRLTERVDSRKLPFIDVVDMRVEVARQRGLAALSRRLVDAMYGRFEKREQTILFINRRGYSSSMLCTKCGHVENCAHCSVAMTYHRVDETLRCHLCGDVRPSPVRCPQCGAPDIRWRGLGTQRVEEAVRRVLPKARVERMDADTMSKKNRFRQILGEFRTGKIDILIGTQMIGKGLDFPNVTLVGLIDADISMHVPDFRANERTFQLLVQVAGRAGRGDRAGEVVVQTFTPHAETIQFSRRADFEGFAEAELRMREQFKYPPYRHLIHHLFRGPSEEKLKFFSEQWARKVESVFGGRLELRGPAASPIEKIKDLYRWQLWYFTPSVSKVIGELNRLRIDFPWPEDITQVLDVDPANLT; this comes from the coding sequence ATGATCGTGGGAGTCCACCCTCTGGCCGGTTTCGACAGGATTCTGCACTACACTGTGCCGGAAGGTCTGCGTGCAATGGTCAGCCTTGGGTCGATGGTGCGAATTCCACTGGGCAAACGGCTGGTGCTTGGAATTGTCGGGAGTTTTGGTGCGCCGACCGACTACCCGGCGGAAAAGCTCAAGAACGTCGTTCAGTCGGTCTACCCGTTTTCGGTCATGCCGCCGGACCTTCTCGAATTGGCCCGCTGGATGGCAACCTATTACGCGTCGCCGATGGAGGACGTCATCGAGGCGATGGTGCCGGCGCCAGTGCGCTCGGGGGCGTCGTTGAAGGAGGAGCGATGGCTGTCTGCGGGCGAGCACCTGCCCGTGGAGGAACTGGCCGTGCTGGAGCGACGGGCGCCGCAGCAGGCGCGGCTGTACCGTTTTCTGCTCTCGCAGGTGTTTCCGTTGAAGAAGCGGCTCGTCCTGCAGCGCCTGCAAGTGACCCCCGCGGTGGCCGGTGCGCTGATAAAGCGCGGATTGATCAAGGAGGAAGTGAGGCGCGTTGAACGCGTCGCCTACTCCGACGAGTTTGCCGAAGGCGAAAGGGTCGCCTCGATTCCGCCGCGTTTGAACAGGGAGCAGCTCGACGCGACGGCGGCAATGGTTTCATGCATTGCGGAGCGGAGGTTCCAAGTCTCCCTTCTGCATGGCGTCACGGGGTCCGGAAAAACGGAGGTGTATCTCCATGCCATCGAGGCGGCATTGAAGTCAGATGGCGGGGTCATCTTCCTCGTGCCCGAGGTTGCACTGACGCCTCAGACGGTGGCCCGGCTCCGGTCGCGCCTTGAAGCGATTGCCCCCAACCACCGCTGTGTGGTCTGGCACAGCCACTTGAGCGAGGGCGAGCGTCTGGATGGCTGGCTTGCACTCGTTTCAGGCGAGGCCCGTGTGGTGGTTGGTGCACGATCCGCGGTGTTCGCACCGGTTCGTGATCTTCGGCTGGTCGTTGTCGACGAGGAGCACGAGCCGGCGTACAAGCAGGATGAGACGCCCCGCTATCATGGACGCGATGTTGCGGTGATGCGCGCGAGGATTGCCGGCGCCGCATGCCTGCTTGGATCGGCGACTCCCTCGCTGGAGAGTTTCGCCAATGCTCGCGCGGGTCGATACCGGCTGCTCCGTTTGACCGAGCGAGTCGATTCGCGCAAACTGCCGTTCATCGATGTGGTCGACATGCGGGTGGAGGTCGCCCGACAGCGCGGGCTCGCTGCGCTGTCCCGGCGACTGGTCGACGCCATGTACGGACGGTTTGAAAAGCGGGAGCAGACGATACTCTTCATCAACAGACGCGGCTACTCGTCGTCGATGCTCTGCACGAAATGCGGCCATGTTGAGAACTGCGCACACTGCAGCGTGGCGATGACCTATCACCGGGTGGATGAGACGCTGCGATGTCACCTGTGCGGTGACGTTCGTCCGTCGCCGGTTCGGTGCCCGCAGTGCGGGGCGCCTGACATACGCTGGCGCGGACTGGGAACACAGCGTGTGGAGGAAGCGGTGAGACGGGTGCTGCCGAAGGCCCGCGTCGAACGAATGGACGCGGATACGATGTCGAAGAAGAACCGGTTTCGCCAGATCCTGGGCGAGTTCCGGACCGGGAAGATCGACATCCTGATCGGCACACAGATGATCGGCAAGGGGCTCGATTTTCCGAACGTCACGCTGGTCGGGCTCATCGATGCGGACATTTCGATGCATGTGCCGGATTTCCGGGCGAATGAGCGCACGTTTCAACTGCTGGTCCAGGTAGCGGGACGCGCGGGCCGCGGGGATCGGGCGGGGGAGGTTGTCGTGCAGACCTTCACACCGCATGCCGAAACGATCCAGTTTTCACGTCGTGCCGATTTCGAGGGATTTGCCGAAGCGGAGCTGCGCATGCGGGAACAGTTCAAGTATCCGCCGTATCGACACCTGATTCACCATCTTTTCCGTGGCCCCAGTGAAGAGAAGCTGAAATTCTTCAGCGAGCAATGGGCGCGCAAGGTGGAGTCGGTTTTTGGCGGGCGGCTGGAGCTGCGCGGACCCGCCGCGTCTCCCATTGAAAAGATCAAGGATCTCTACCGCTGGCAGCTATGGTATTTCACCCCGAGTGTTTCAAAAGTTATCGGAGAATTGAACCGCCTGCGAATCGACTTCCCCTGGCCCGAGGACATCACTCAGGTCCTCGATGTTGACCCTGCGAATCTGACCTGA